The nucleotide window ACAGCACATCGCCGCTCACCGCGGAAAGGATCCTGGCCGAGTACAGCGAGGCCGATCTGCGCCGCATCTTCCAGGAGTACGGCGAAGAGAAGCTCGCCGGCCGGTATGCCAAGGCCATCGTCGACGCCCGCACGGCCACCCCGTTCGTGCGGTCGGCCCAGCTGGTCGAGGTCATCACCAAGGTCACGCCAGTCGCCGTGCAGCGCATGGGGCACCCGGCCAAGCGGGTCTTCCAGGCCCTCCGCATCGAGGTCAACCAGGAACTCGCCGTGCTCGAACGTGCGATTCCCGCCGCCATGGAGGCCGTCGCCGTCGACGGCCGCATCGTGACGATGGCCTACCAGTCGCTCGAAGACCGAATCGTCAAGCGGATGTTCGCTGCCGCGTCGACGTCGAGCGCCCCCGCCGGACTCCCCGTCGAGCTCCCGGAGCACAAGCCGCTGTTCACCCTGCTGATCCGTGGCGCCGAACTGGCGTCAGAGGACGAAAAAGCGATCAACCCCCGTGCAACGTCGGTTCGCCTGCGTGCCGCGCAACGACTGAGGAGAGCCGAATGAGCGACAATCTGGCCCGCGTCCTGCCCATCCAGGAACTCAATGGACCGGCACTGCGTCCGGGGTCCATCGAGCGCCCCGACGTCCAGCGCCACATCGAGATCGTCGCACCGGGCACGCACGCCAGGCCGCGCGTGGTCTACGCACTGTCGGCCGTGGCCTGCGTCGGCGCGATCGTCGTGGCCCAGCTGCTCCTCAGCGTGGGAATCTCGCAGGGCGCCTACGAGATCTCGGCACTGCGTGCCAGCCAGGTCGAACTCGGCCGCACCGCAGACAGCGTGAGCGAGGACCTCATCAAGGTCTCGTCGCCGCAGAGCCTCGCCGCCAACGCCGAAGCACTCGGCATGGTCAGCAACTCCACCCCCGCCTACCTCAGGCTCTCCGACGGCGCCGTGCTCGGCGCCCCCACGTCGGCGACCGGCAGCCAGGCCGGCGCGGCCAGCCTGGTGCC belongs to Cryobacterium sp. SO2 and includes:
- the rsmH gene encoding 16S rRNA (cytosine(1402)-N(4))-methyltransferase RsmH, which encodes MNPSDTGKPADRPQLNEIHTPVLLERSIELLGPVLDKPGAVLVDATLGMGGHAEAMLSRFPGLTLVGLDRDLDALAIAEERLKPFQGRIHLVHTVYDGILDALAGLGISEVQGILFDLGVSSMQLDQVERGFSYSKDAPLDMRMDSTSPLTAERILAEYSEADLRRIFQEYGEEKLAGRYAKAIVDARTATPFVRSAQLVEVITKVTPVAVQRMGHPAKRVFQALRIEVNQELAVLERAIPAAMEAVAVDGRIVTMAYQSLEDRIVKRMFAAASTSSAPAGLPVELPEHKPLFTLLIRGAELASEDEKAINPRATSVRLRAAQRLRRAE